One window of the Klebsiella oxytoca genome contains the following:
- a CDS encoding MoaF C-terminal domain-containing protein, whose translation MTSEAVFIQVGALADGFAPHGNLLAAASLPAGERFSFYAAGSEPQQLIIENDQTLRWNGKRAPWRATALRPDILFIDFLDPERDNASISAICNLKQRNATLVYGQLPDEAAARLDAFSRVEQGLPLTAVEVRFDFARLDTRPGPLPDFTDALVGMRNQYTYSPTERYEHIYLNDNFYAWQCLDGVEKGLADVDRCHYVQVAEDLYLFVWREKIIPTLGVILIDLQQMRTDGKIMGYQGSDFGALSNFPVGASAKILNVTRHQA comes from the coding sequence ATGACTTCAGAAGCCGTATTTATCCAGGTCGGCGCGCTGGCCGATGGTTTTGCCCCGCACGGTAATTTGTTGGCCGCCGCCAGCCTGCCCGCAGGCGAGCGCTTTAGCTTTTATGCCGCCGGGAGCGAGCCGCAGCAGCTGATTATCGAAAATGACCAGACGCTGCGCTGGAACGGCAAGCGCGCGCCCTGGCGGGCGACAGCCCTGCGCCCCGATATTCTGTTTATCGATTTCCTTGACCCGGAGCGCGATAACGCCAGCATCAGCGCGATATGCAACCTGAAGCAGCGCAACGCCACGCTGGTGTATGGCCAGCTACCGGATGAGGCCGCCGCGCGGCTGGATGCCTTCAGCCGGGTAGAGCAAGGACTACCGCTGACCGCGGTTGAGGTGCGATTCGACTTTGCTCGCCTGGATACGCGGCCGGGACCGCTACCGGACTTTACCGATGCGCTGGTCGGCATGCGCAATCAGTACACCTACAGTCCGACCGAACGCTATGAGCATATCTATCTCAACGATAATTTTTACGCCTGGCAGTGTCTGGACGGCGTGGAAAAGGGGCTGGCGGATGTCGACCGTTGCCATTATGTGCAGGTGGCGGAGGATCTCTATCTGTTTGTCTGGCGGGAGAAAATCATTCCGACGCTGGGGGTGATCCTGATCGATCTGCAGCAGATGCGCACCGATGGCAAGATCATGGGCTATCAGGGCAGCGATTTTGGCGCCTTAAGCAATTTCCCGGTCGGCGCGAGCGCTAAAATTCTCAACGTGACCCGCCATCAGGCGTAA
- a CDS encoding arylamine N-acetyltransferase family protein, protein MHRLQNDGHDGMASVQGGHLSDSLSQFTPDLEFKSKMNKLVESYLARLGIDVEKPSIEALTRLHQAHVEQIPYETFWIHLGQDWGIDAMESFQRAATTRRGGYCFQLNGGFHTLLTHLGYRVSINPANVHGAEGPQHIKLENHAAIIAEGLPSESNPNGRWWVDVGLGDALHEQMPLMNTVVNQDAMQFGMEAVDENGVGDWHLITDPSCWIAGVSMAEQPASMSDFVDQHHFNMCSPESGYAKVVTAQLRKPSGKTILRGCVLTKTNGEVVTTHTSTSLPEWLEVLGDEFGLTFENVPEIALKKLWVKVQKIHEEWLQARESA, encoded by the coding sequence GGTGGACATCTGTCTGACTCCTTAAGTCAATTTACACCTGATTTGGAATTTAAAAGTAAGATGAACAAGTTAGTAGAATCCTATCTGGCCCGTCTTGGTATTGACGTCGAAAAACCCTCCATCGAAGCGCTGACTCGTTTACATCAGGCTCATGTCGAACAGATTCCTTACGAAACATTTTGGATCCACCTTGGGCAGGATTGGGGCATCGACGCCATGGAAAGCTTCCAAAGAGCGGCAACCACCCGACGAGGTGGTTATTGTTTTCAGCTTAATGGCGGCTTCCACACACTTCTTACTCACCTTGGTTACCGCGTGAGCATCAACCCTGCAAACGTCCACGGAGCCGAAGGACCGCAACACATAAAACTGGAAAACCATGCGGCAATCATTGCCGAAGGGTTGCCGAGTGAAAGTAATCCCAACGGGAGATGGTGGGTGGATGTTGGCCTTGGTGATGCGCTCCATGAACAAATGCCGCTTATGAATACTGTCGTTAACCAGGACGCGATGCAGTTTGGCATGGAAGCGGTGGACGAGAACGGCGTTGGAGACTGGCATCTCATTACCGATCCATCGTGCTGGATCGCAGGTGTAAGTATGGCCGAGCAACCTGCTTCTATGAGTGATTTCGTAGACCAGCATCACTTTAATATGTGCTCGCCAGAATCCGGATATGCAAAAGTGGTTACGGCACAACTCCGGAAGCCATCTGGCAAAACGATTCTGCGAGGCTGCGTTTTGACAAAAACCAATGGCGAAGTCGTGACGACTCACACCTCAACATCTTTACCAGAGTGGCTGGAAGTGCTTGGGGATGAATTCGGTCTGACTTTCGAAAACGTTCCAGAGATAGCACTTAAAAAGCTTTGGGTTAAAGTACAGAAGATCCATGAAGAATGGCTGCAGGCGCGTGAAAGCGCGTAA
- a CDS encoding SDR family NAD(P)-dependent oxidoreductase produces the protein MARVVVITGGGTGIGAACARLMSAARNQVFITGRREAPLQAVADETGATALAGDAADGDTWRERLLPAILNQTGQIDVLICSAGGMGNSAAAETSDRQWREALDANLNSAFASVRACLPALIASRGNVLFVASIASLAAGPQACGYVTAKHALIGLMRSIARDYGPHGVRANALCPGWVTTPMADEEMIPLMQAEGLSLAEAYQRVCRDVPLRRAASSEEIAQACRFLCSPRADIITGATLVADGGSSIVDVPTLAFT, from the coding sequence ATGGCAAGAGTGGTGGTGATTACCGGCGGCGGAACCGGGATCGGTGCCGCCTGCGCGCGGCTGATGAGCGCGGCGAGAAACCAGGTATTTATTACCGGCAGGCGCGAGGCGCCGCTACAGGCTGTCGCCGATGAGACAGGCGCGACGGCGCTGGCGGGCGATGCCGCCGACGGCGATACCTGGCGCGAGCGGCTGCTGCCAGCGATTCTTAACCAGACGGGGCAGATCGACGTGCTGATCTGCAGCGCCGGCGGAATGGGCAATAGCGCCGCCGCCGAGACCAGCGATCGCCAGTGGCGAGAGGCGCTGGACGCTAATTTGAACAGCGCTTTCGCCAGCGTCCGCGCCTGTTTACCCGCGCTTATCGCCAGCCGCGGCAACGTGCTGTTCGTCGCTTCAATCGCCTCGCTCGCCGCCGGGCCGCAGGCCTGCGGCTATGTCACCGCTAAACACGCGTTAATTGGCCTGATGCGATCCATCGCTCGTGATTACGGCCCGCATGGCGTACGCGCCAATGCCCTCTGCCCCGGCTGGGTCACTACCCCGATGGCGGATGAAGAGATGATCCCACTGATGCAGGCGGAAGGGCTGTCACTTGCCGAGGCTTATCAACGGGTTTGCCGCGACGTTCCGCTGCGCCGCGCCGCCAGCTCCGAGGAAATAGCGCAGGCCTGCCGGTTTCTCTGCTCGCCGCGGGCCGACATCATCACCGGGGCCACGCTGGTGGCCGATGGTGGTTCCAGTATCGTCGATGTTCCCACGCTCGCGTTTACTTAA